A stretch of DNA from Lodderomyces elongisporus chromosome 4, complete sequence:
CAGGACAGATTGGGACTAGAGATACCTTGCTTTAAAGTACGCAGCTCGTTCATTTGTTTATCTAATTATaaaacacatatacaaCTGTAATTTGGATCTCCACATATTTGTTGACGTCCACACAATCTTCCTTATCCAGTACCTAGGACCTGTAATCAAGAGCACTCGcttaatgaaaaaaaaacaacaacaacaaaactgTATCTTGAATCCAACTTCCAGCATAGCCCTAAATTACATCAATCattgaacaagaaaataTGTTCTTTGTACATTCATTAGCATAGCTGggtttcctcttttcttcctttattttgttttgttttgtttttgtttttctttttcgttctATTCCAATTTCAATGCCGTCCACATcaatttgtcttttttgaaTGCAAGTTGTTCAAGTTCGTTGAAATGGCATGGTATATTAGAATCATGATTATGGCAGCAAAGCCAAATGTCAAAGCTATTGTATTCAATTGCAGGTCCAGAATCATTTGGATCAAAAATAGGAATAGTTATAGGGGTGCGGTTAAAGGTGTATTTGGTAAAGAGTGAAACCGTAAACCGGAAAGGACTTTATTTGTGTTCGTGAAGGCTGGGAAGATGTAAGTACCctgtttgtatatataaatataaataggaatgtatatatatatatatatatatattgtcaAGAAAAAGGTTCTAGCCAATACAATTAATCCAATCGGGTTTAATcagttgaaaagaaaatcgGCTTGATCAGTTTTAATGAGTTTCAATCAGACTCAGTCAGTTTCAATCTCtcaatgtttttttgtctcgTCCCTAATATTCATTCGCGTCGTGAACCCAGATCTTTGCACACTTTTTGCACGACTTAGGAAGCCGCATATTCACCTCATCACCTGAACTAGGCAATCTACAGATCTGGACTGGACTAAACCAGACTAAGACTTAATCCATCATTCATATCACAAATACTTACTTATTTACAACACGATGCTCTCACAGTGTTTCAGAAGTAGCTTAGCTAAGCACTGCTTTGTTGCTAAAAACCAAGCTCTGCATGGAAAGTTTGTCAATAGTATAATGTGTTTAtcaagcagcagcagtaatagcggcagcagcaacagcaacagtaatagcggcagcagcaacagcaacatcagATACAACGATAACTATAGaagtaatgatgatggtaCAAACTTTGAAGAACTGCAGCTTCCGTCCGCGTTAAAATCAGAAACAGAAAGCTTAAAtgggaaaggaaagaacaAATTATCTAAGCGGCCCCAAACTCTTTTAGAGGCATTAATAGAGTCTCATGGCACTCTACCGGAGGAAGTGGATGAACCTAAAATTACAAGAAACGTGGCTTCCGAATcagcaacatcagcaacatcagcaacatcagcaacatcagcaacatcagcaacatcagcaacatcagcaacatcagcaacatcagcaacatcagcaacatcaacaacatctaCAACAACCATAATAACGACCACAGCGACGGTTCCTGTAGAGAATAACGTCTCAACGCCGTATTGGGTGAAACGTGAACTAACAATGAAAGCCAAGCACTCTCAATGGAATCCTAAGAAGAAACTTAGTCGAGAAGATATGCTAAAACTTAGAGAGCTCAAAGAAAACTTTCCACATTACAAAACGGTTGAATTGGCCGAGCTATTTCGTGTATCACCCGAAGCAGTGCGGAGaattttgaaaagcaaTTGGGTGCCtaatgatattgatgaaGACCGCATAATAGCTCGTagagaaaaacagaaacagaaacgaCAACAGGAAATACAATTAAAGAAACTAGAGTTCATATCTAATCgtgggaaaaaaaatgtctCTTCACGCCCACAACagcgacaacaacaacaacctaaACAGCAGCAGCGACAGAGATCTAAAGTCGGTTATAAAAATGGGTTTGCATTTAACGAAAAGTATGGTGGATTAGGAaacaaattttaaaaagGTTTATGCAGGCAATCGACgtcatttttttcgtttattTGAATCCAAATTTGCCGTATTTGACTGTGACGTGTGTCCTGAtgcttgtgcttgtgtTTGTGCAGGTgctttcctct
This window harbors:
- the RRG9 gene encoding Required for respiratory growth protein 9 mitochondrial, with the translated sequence MLSQCFRSSLAKHCFVAKNQASHGKFVNSIMCLSSSSSNSGSSNSNSNSGSSNSNIRYNDNYRSNDDGTNFEESQLPSALKSETESLNGKGKNKLSKRPQTLLEALIESHGTLPEEVDEPKITRNVASESATSATSATSATSATSATSATSATSATSATSATSTTSTTTIITTTATVPVENNVSTPYWVKRELTMKAKHSQWNPKKKLSREDMLKLRELKENFPHYKTVELAELFRVSPEAVRRILKSNWVPNDIDEDRIIARREKQKQKRQQEIQLKKLEFISNRGKKNVSSRPQQRQQQQPKQQQRQRSKVGYKNGFAFNEKYGGLGNKF